In a genomic window of Hydrogenobacter sp.:
- a CDS encoding porin: protein MKRSVFLLSTLGGFSIANALELKTDFLGTLNIGGSITGYGIYTNNKVGADKKTRYDIGSAILTISKSADPIGFTIMGGAYSTPVVGVGILKTSEYTDLFSALPVAYLEFAPVKGLSLQVGKLPTIIGYESAFTYLNNYIQRGLIWNMQPVINNGVRLTYTSELFFLKMGVNDGFYTLSTTHAKPAIEASFGITPVKDGSISFNMLLPDKNARPNSTAVPANKREFNVVASYTLNKLSLGADLMYVEAPKSSEAGVPEKAKASGGCIHFSYDLKPFKVSGRVEYVKDNSDSGGIDLVGLGDGNKGWTFTLTPAYTKGPLFVRGEISYVKADKPFTVNSKKNQTRFGVEAGFIF, encoded by the coding sequence ATGAAAAGGTCAGTTTTTCTGCTCAGTACCTTAGGAGGCTTTAGCATCGCTAATGCCTTAGAGTTGAAGACGGACTTCTTAGGCACCCTCAACATAGGCGGGTCTATAACAGGTTACGGAATTTACACCAACAACAAAGTTGGAGCCGACAAAAAGACAAGATACGATATTGGTTCTGCGATCCTCACCATATCCAAATCTGCAGATCCTATAGGTTTTACCATTATGGGAGGAGCTTACTCCACGCCTGTAGTAGGTGTAGGAATACTAAAGACAAGCGAGTATACGGATCTTTTCAGCGCATTGCCTGTCGCTTATCTTGAGTTTGCTCCAGTCAAAGGTCTTTCACTTCAAGTCGGTAAACTTCCCACCATCATAGGTTACGAATCAGCTTTTACATACCTTAACAACTACATCCAAAGAGGTCTCATATGGAACATGCAACCTGTTATAAACAACGGTGTGAGACTCACATACACTTCTGAGCTGTTCTTTTTAAAAATGGGTGTAAACGATGGCTTTTATACTCTCAGCACAACACATGCCAAACCAGCTATTGAAGCGAGCTTTGGAATCACGCCTGTGAAAGATGGTTCTATATCTTTCAACATGCTCTTGCCAGATAAAAATGCCAGACCTAATTCTACCGCAGTTCCAGCAAACAAAAGGGAGTTCAACGTTGTTGCAAGCTACACCCTAAATAAACTTTCACTTGGAGCCGATCTTATGTACGTGGAAGCCCCAAAAAGCAGCGAAGCAGGTGTGCCAGAAAAGGCAAAGGCAAGCGGTGGCTGTATTCATTTCTCTTATGACCTTAAACCTTTTAAAGTTTCAGGAAGAGTTGAGTACGTAAAAGATAATTCGGATAGTGGTGGTATTGATTTGGTAGGACTCGGTGATGGTAACAAGGGCTGGACTTTTACGCTGACACCTGCTTACACGAAAGGACCTCTTTTTGTAAGGGGAGAGATATCTTACGTAAAGGCTGATAAGCCCTTTACGGTAAACAGCAAGAAGAACCAAACCAGATTCGGCGTGGAGGCAGGATTTATCTTCTGA